A window of the Roseburia sp. 831b genome harbors these coding sequences:
- a CDS encoding DUF6472 family protein has product MQSNCDTCVYNVYDEDDEAYYCEVDMDEDDAARMMSGHYKECPYYQNDDEYRVVRHQM; this is encoded by the coding sequence ATGCAGTCCAATTGTGATACTTGTGTATACAATGTGTATGATGAAGACGATGAGGCTTACTATTGTGAGGTCGATATGGATGAAGATGATGCGGCAAGAATGATGTCCGGTCATTATAAAGAATGTCCGTACTATCAGAACGATGATGAATACCGCGTTGTCAGACATCAGATGTAA
- a CDS encoding DUF4250 domain-containing protein: MNYDSLPNDPVMLMSFLNTQLRDHYPSLEALAEAYEFQVEDVVAKLKSIDYEYDAKTNQFV, from the coding sequence ATGAACTATGATTCTCTTCCAAATGACCCTGTCATGTTGATGAGTTTTCTCAATACCCAGCTTCGCGACCATTATCCTTCTTTAGAGGCTCTTGCCGAAGCTTACGAATTTCAGGTTGAAGATGTCGTCGCAAAATTAAAAAGTATTGATTACGAGTATGATGCCAAGACAAACCAGTTTGTGTAG
- a CDS encoding M48 family metallopeptidase — translation MKEKKYQFTIDDMVVEVTKKKMKNLYLRINPKDGTILVSAPHGVSEKEIVRLVKSKEDWIRKNQKRWEEQGETVMESDLLTPEQEKFFRNFLKEEAWKLIEKWQPVIGVTVTGLTIRKMKTRWGSCNVRTGHVNLNLELAFRKEEQLEYVVIHEMCHLLEASHNQRFWSYVNQFCPEWKRIRREMR, via the coding sequence ATGAAAGAAAAGAAGTATCAGTTTACCATAGACGATATGGTAGTTGAAGTGACAAAAAAGAAAATGAAGAATCTCTATCTTCGAATCAATCCAAAAGATGGCACGATTTTGGTATCAGCGCCGCATGGAGTCAGTGAGAAAGAGATTGTCCGTCTGGTAAAAAGTAAAGAAGACTGGATTCGAAAAAATCAGAAAAGGTGGGAAGAACAGGGGGAAACGGTGATGGAATCCGACCTGCTGACACCGGAACAGGAAAAGTTTTTCCGAAACTTTTTAAAAGAGGAAGCATGGAAACTGATTGAAAAATGGCAGCCTGTGATTGGGGTTACCGTGACAGGGCTTACCATACGGAAAATGAAGACGCGCTGGGGTTCTTGCAATGTGAGAACAGGGCATGTAAATCTGAATCTTGAACTTGCGTTCCGCAAAGAGGAACAGTTAGAATACGTTGTGATTCATGAGATGTGTCATCTTCTCGAGGCGAGTCATAACCAAAGGTTCTGGAGTTATGTCAACCAATTTTGCCCGGAATGGAAACGAATTCGCCGGGAGATGAGGTAG
- a CDS encoding helix-turn-helix transcriptional regulator — protein MAKSEKQKQKLLYLMQYLMEKTDENHAATTADLISYLDQNGIKAERKSIYSDMDVLADFGLDIVKKTERPGGYYLASRQFELAELKLLVDAVQSSKFITTKKSRELIAKLESLCSKNEAKQLHRQVVVTNRIKTPNESIYYNVDLIYNAISENVKVRFQYFDWSVTKEMQLRKDGAFYEVSPWSLTWDDENYYLIAYDGESGKIKHYRVDKMLRIELSVDKREGKEVFEHFDIAGYAKKTFGMFAGEEETVTLLCDKRLTGVMIDRFGKEVSLRMKGEEQILARVNVAVSRQFFGWVTGLGEGVQIESPERVKAQYEAYLASILKKYQE, from the coding sequence ATGGCGAAATCTGAAAAGCAGAAACAAAAACTGTTATACCTGATGCAATACCTGATGGAGAAAACAGACGAGAATCATGCAGCGACGACTGCTGACCTGATTTCCTATCTTGACCAGAATGGAATCAAGGCAGAGCGAAAGAGCATTTACAGCGATATGGACGTCTTGGCGGATTTTGGACTGGATATTGTAAAGAAAACAGAACGGCCGGGAGGCTATTATCTGGCGAGCCGTCAGTTTGAGCTTGCCGAGCTAAAACTTTTAGTGGACGCCGTCCAGTCATCGAAATTTATCACAACCAAAAAATCAAGAGAACTGATTGCAAAATTAGAATCCCTGTGCAGCAAAAATGAGGCGAAACAGTTACACCGCCAGGTGGTGGTAACGAACCGCATTAAGACGCCAAATGAGAGTATCTATTATAATGTAGATCTGATTTACAACGCCATCAGTGAGAATGTGAAAGTCCGCTTCCAGTATTTTGACTGGAGTGTCACAAAAGAGATGCAGCTGCGCAAGGATGGAGCATTTTATGAGGTCAGTCCATGGAGCTTAACCTGGGATGACGAAAATTACTATCTGATTGCTTACGATGGTGAAAGTGGAAAAATCAAGCATTACCGTGTGGATAAAATGCTTCGGATTGAGCTTTCTGTGGATAAGCGGGAAGGGAAAGAAGTATTCGAGCATTTTGACATTGCAGGATATGCAAAAAAGACGTTTGGAATGTTTGCCGGCGAGGAGGAGACCGTTACCTTGTTATGCGACAAACGCCTGACCGGAGTTATGATTGACCGGTTTGGAAAAGAGGTTTCGCTTCGGATGAAAGGGGAGGAGCAGATTCTTGCAAGAGTTAATGTCGCAGTCAGCCGCCAGTTTTTCGGCTGGGTGACAGGACTTGGGGAAGGCGTTCAGATTGAATCTCCTGAACGTGTAAAAGCACAGTACGAAGCGTATTTAGCATCCATCCTGAAAAAATATCAAGAGTAG
- a CDS encoding NAD(P)/FAD-dependent oxidoreductase — translation MYDVAIIGAGVVGSAIARELSRYQVKACVIEREEDVCCGTSKANSAIIHAGFDATPGTLKARLNVRGNEIMDQLSKELDIPFKRNGSLVVCTKDQDPAGLDALLEKGKENGVPGLEILSREQLLSMEPNLSDDVTCALFAPTGGIVCPFHMTMAFAENAFTNGVEFFLNTEVTSIEKAAEGYKLSLHNREKEETSILETKVVINAAGVYADTFNNMVSEHKLHITARKGEYMLLDKDAGTHVSHTVFQLPSKMGKGVLVTPTVHGNLLVGPTAVDVEDKEAVNTTLAGLDSLGKTASLSVKNIPLRQVITSFAGLRAHEDGGDFVIGEAADAKGFVNVAGIESPGLSSAPAIGEMVATLVKEMLSLSENPHFNGNRKGILRPEKLSLEERNALIKEQPAYGNIICRCEMITEGEIMDAIHRPLGARSLDGVKRRTRAGMGRCQSGFCSPRTMEILEREVPLSMFDITKNGVGSNLVYGHNKEI, via the coding sequence ATGTATGATGTAGCAATTATCGGTGCCGGTGTCGTTGGCAGTGCAATTGCAAGGGAATTATCCAGATACCAGGTGAAAGCCTGTGTCATTGAACGTGAGGAAGATGTCTGCTGCGGAACTTCCAAAGCAAACAGTGCCATTATCCACGCTGGATTCGACGCAACACCAGGAACTTTAAAAGCCCGCTTGAATGTACGCGGAAATGAAATTATGGATCAGCTTTCCAAGGAACTTGACATTCCATTTAAGCGGAACGGCTCCCTTGTCGTCTGTACCAAAGACCAGGACCCTGCCGGACTGGATGCCTTACTTGAAAAAGGAAAAGAAAACGGTGTCCCTGGACTTGAGATTTTAAGCCGCGAGCAGCTTCTTTCCATGGAACCAAACCTTAGCGATGATGTCACCTGTGCTCTTTTTGCACCGACCGGCGGTATCGTTTGTCCGTTCCACATGACGATGGCTTTTGCAGAGAATGCATTTACAAATGGAGTTGAATTTTTCTTAAACACAGAGGTAACTTCCATTGAAAAAGCAGCCGAAGGATATAAGCTTTCCCTTCACAACCGTGAAAAAGAAGAAACATCCATCTTAGAGACCAAGGTTGTTATCAACGCAGCTGGCGTCTATGCGGACACCTTTAACAATATGGTAAGCGAACACAAGCTTCACATTACCGCCAGAAAGGGAGAATACATGCTGTTAGATAAGGATGCCGGAACACATGTCAGCCATACCGTTTTCCAGCTTCCAAGCAAAATGGGAAAAGGCGTTCTTGTCACACCAACCGTACACGGCAACCTTCTCGTTGGCCCTACCGCAGTTGATGTCGAGGACAAAGAAGCAGTCAACACCACATTAGCCGGACTTGACTCTCTTGGAAAAACCGCTTCCCTCAGCGTCAAAAATATTCCGCTCCGCCAGGTTATCACCTCCTTTGCAGGACTTCGTGCTCATGAGGACGGAGGCGATTTCGTGATTGGCGAAGCAGCTGATGCAAAAGGATTTGTCAATGTTGCCGGCATCGAATCACCGGGACTTTCCTCTGCACCTGCTATCGGAGAAATGGTTGCAACGCTGGTAAAAGAAATGCTTTCCCTTTCCGAAAATCCTCATTTTAACGGAAACCGAAAAGGCATTCTCCGACCGGAAAAACTCTCCTTAGAAGAGCGCAATGCATTAATCAAAGAACAGCCGGCATACGGAAACATCATCTGCCGCTGTGAAATGATTACCGAAGGTGAAATCATGGATGCGATTCACCGTCCACTCGGCGCACGTTCCCTCGATGGAGTAAAACGCCGTACCCGTGCCGGAATGGGACGCTGCCAGTCAGGCTTTTGTTCTCCACGTACCATGGAAATCTTAGAGCGTGAGGTTCCACTTAGCATGTTTGACATTACCAAAAACGGCGTTGGTTCCAACCTTGTATATGGACATAACAAAGAAATTTAA
- a CDS encoding NAD(P)/FAD-dependent oxidoreductase — protein MKNYDLVIVGGGPAGLAAAVSAKDNGIESILIIERDKELGGILNQCIHNGFGLHTFKEELTGPEYASRFIEQAKERNIAYKLNTMVMDISPEKKVTAMNREDGMFEIQAKAIILAMGCRERSRGALNIPGYRPAGIFSAGTAQRLVNMEGYMPGREVVILGSGDIGLIMARRMTLEGAKVKVVAELMPYSGGLKRNIVQCLNDFDIPLKLSHTVVDIEGKDRVKAVTIAEVGPDRKPIPGTEERYTCDTLLLSCGLLPENELSKAAGVEINPVTSGPIVNDSLETSIDGVFACGNVLHVHDLVDYVSQEAATAGKNAAKYIQNGKDIDAKEVEILPVDGVRYTVPKFIRPTEMEDTLTVRFRVGDVFKNKAIATYFDDTLISKRKRPVMAPGEMEQVILDKKKLAEFPDLSKITIKIEDV, from the coding sequence ATGAAAAATTATGATTTAGTAATCGTCGGTGGTGGTCCTGCCGGACTCGCAGCCGCAGTTTCCGCAAAAGATAATGGAATCGAAAGTATTTTAATCATAGAGCGCGACAAGGAACTTGGTGGTATCTTGAACCAGTGTATTCACAATGGTTTCGGTCTTCATACTTTTAAGGAAGAATTAACCGGCCCGGAATATGCATCCCGCTTTATTGAGCAGGCAAAAGAACGTAACATTGCCTACAAGTTAAATACCATGGTTATGGATATTTCCCCTGAGAAAAAAGTAACCGCCATGAACCGTGAGGACGGTATGTTTGAGATTCAGGCAAAAGCCATCATCCTTGCCATGGGATGCAGAGAGCGCTCCAGAGGTGCCTTAAACATCCCGGGTTACCGACCAGCCGGCATTTTCTCCGCCGGAACCGCACAGCGTCTTGTCAACATGGAAGGATATATGCCGGGACGTGAGGTTGTCATTTTAGGTTCCGGTGATATCGGACTTATCATGGCAAGACGAATGACCTTAGAGGGTGCCAAAGTAAAAGTCGTTGCAGAGTTAATGCCATATTCCGGCGGTCTGAAACGAAACATCGTGCAGTGCTTAAATGATTTTGACATCCCATTAAAATTAAGCCATACCGTTGTCGATATCGAAGGAAAAGACCGTGTCAAAGCTGTTACCATCGCCGAAGTCGGCCCTGACCGCAAACCGATCCCAGGCACCGAAGAACGTTACACCTGCGACACCTTATTGCTTTCCTGTGGTCTTCTCCCGGAAAACGAATTAAGCAAAGCTGCCGGCGTTGAAATCAATCCGGTCACCTCTGGTCCAATCGTAAACGACAGCTTAGAAACCAGTATCGACGGCGTGTTTGCCTGCGGAAATGTCCTTCACGTACATGACCTTGTCGACTATGTTTCTCAGGAAGCTGCTACCGCTGGAAAAAATGCTGCAAAATATATTCAAAACGGAAAAGATATCGATGCAAAAGAAGTCGAAATTCTGCCAGTGGACGGCGTCCGCTACACGGTTCCAAAATTTATCCGTCCAACCGAGATGGAAGATACCCTTACCGTTCGTTTCCGTGTCGGCGATGTTTTCAAAAACAAAGCAATTGCAACTTACTTTGATGACACCTTAATCAGCAAACGCAAACGTCCTGTTATGGCACCAGGTGAGATGGAACAGGTTATTTTAGATAAGAAAAAATTAGCCGAATTCCCGGATCTTTCGAAGATTACCATTAAGATTGAGGATGTTTAA
- a CDS encoding DUF1667 domain-containing protein, translating to METKNLTCIGCPLGCSLTVTLENKTVTSVTGNTCPRGDAYARKEVTNPTRIVTSSVKVEGGNLPVVSVKTKEDIPKSKIFACTEALKDVVAKAPVHIGDVLCSNVAGTGVDIVATKNIERI from the coding sequence ATGGAAACAAAGAATCTGACTTGTATCGGCTGCCCGCTCGGCTGCTCGCTTACCGTCACATTAGAAAATAAAACCGTGACATCTGTTACCGGAAATACCTGTCCAAGGGGAGATGCTTATGCAAGAAAAGAAGTGACAAACCCAACCAGAATTGTCACCTCCTCCGTCAAAGTAGAAGGTGGAAATCTTCCGGTTGTCTCGGTCAAAACCAAAGAAGACATTCCAAAATCCAAAATTTTTGCATGCACCGAAGCCTTAAAAGATGTCGTAGCCAAAGCTCCTGTACACATCGGGGATGTCCTTTGCAGCAATGTTGCCGGAACCGGCGTTGATATTGTTGCAACCAAAAATATTGAACGAATTTAA
- a CDS encoding glycerol-3-phosphate responsive antiterminator, with protein sequence MKKEFREALEDSPIIAAIKDDAGLSKCLSSESKIIFILYGDICNITEIVEKVKASGKLAMVHIDLINGLSSKEISVDFIKKYTHADGIITTKPALIKRAKELSLYTILRLFVIDSMAYENIDKQLKNAKPDLIEILPALMPKVVSKICKLSTTPVIAGGLVADKEDVMSLLTAGAVSVSSTNPAIWFL encoded by the coding sequence ATGAAAAAAGAATTCAGAGAGGCTTTAGAAGATTCTCCGATTATCGCTGCCATCAAAGACGATGCGGGACTTTCCAAATGCCTTTCCAGTGAAAGCAAGATTATTTTTATCCTTTATGGAGATATTTGTAATATTACCGAAATTGTAGAAAAAGTGAAGGCATCCGGAAAGCTTGCCATGGTTCATATCGACCTGATTAACGGTCTTAGTTCCAAGGAAATTTCCGTTGACTTTATCAAAAAATACACCCACGCAGATGGTATTATCACTACCAAACCTGCACTGATTAAGCGTGCCAAAGAATTGTCACTCTACACGATTCTTCGTCTTTTCGTCATCGACTCCATGGCTTATGAGAACATCGACAAGCAATTAAAAAATGCCAAACCGGATTTGATTGAGATTCTTCCTGCACTCATGCCAAAAGTCGTCTCAAAAATCTGTAAACTTTCAACTACACCTGTCATTGCAGGCGGACTTGTCGCAGACAAGGAGGATGTGATGTCACTGTTGACCGCAGGCGCCGTCAGCGTATCCTCCACGAACCCTGCCATTTGGTTCTTATAA